From Pararhizobium sp. A13:
CTCGTCGCTGCGCGCGAACCGGGCGTCGACAAGACCAAGATCAACAAGGAACTCACCGAACTCAAGAACCAGCTGGCATCGGCTGCCGAATCGGCTTCGTTCTCGGGCGAGAACTGGCTTTACAACGACAGCACGACGGCGGCCGGCATCAAGCAGGTCGTTGCTTCGTTCAACCGGTCAACGAGCGGCACCGTTTCCGTCTCGACCTTGGATTACGATACGGCCTCGTCGATCCTGATCGACACGAATGACGCATCGCTGGGCCGCCTTACCCAGGACGTAGCGGTTGTCCAGCCATCTGGCACGTCAACGGCCGATGCGACTTACTTCCTGATCAACGCAGGCTCCACGACGGCTGCGGCTGGTACCGAAATCACGCTGACCACGACCACCAGCGACGACGACATCGATGGCATGATCAGCGCCGTCGATGCCATGCTCAGCAACCTGACCGATGCCGCATCGACTCTCGGCGCCATCACCAGCCGCATCGACATGCAGGAAAACTTCGTCGCCAACCTGATGGACGTGATCGACAAGGGTGTCGGCCGCCTGGTGGATGCCGACATGAACGAGGAGTCGACCCGGCTGAAGGCGCTGCAGACGCAGCAGCAGCTCGGCATCCAGGCGCTCTCGATCGCCAATACCAACTCCGAAAACATCCTGCGCCTGTTCCAGCAGTAAGTCTGCTTTGGCGGACCGGTGGGCATCGTTCCGGGCGTCGCCTTCCAGGCTCATCGCCGCCTCCTTTTTTTGCGAGGCTGCGCCACGTTTTTCCGCCGTGCCGCCGGTCATCGGTATGGCTGGAAACGGTTGGACCGCGCTAATTGCCCAAGCGCGGTCCAACACCTCATACCAAGTCTCGATGATAGGAGCCTATCGTCGAGACTTGGGATTACATTTCCGACCTACATTTTCGCGCAAGTTTGGCTGGGTAGTCTCCAGCCGCAACCATTCTCGTCCGGGTTGCCAGCCAATATGAATATTGTGCTGCCGTTGTATGCGGCCTGCGCCACCGGGTTCTCCGGACGGCGAGCCGGTACGGATTGAAAATGTTCGGGCCGTGCGGCGTTGCCGTTGCGCAGGTTCCTGAAGGAGACATTCCGGAAGTGTCACAGTCTGTTGTTTTCAGGCCCGTCAGCCAAATGCTGCCTGCAACCGAGGAGGGGGCGGGCCAAGCCGTGACCGTAACGATGACCTGTGTCGCGGGAGGCAACCGATGAGCGCTTCCATCTCCCGCTATCTCAAGGATTTCAGCGCTCCCAAGGTCGATCTCAAGATGGTTCCGCCGCGATATTTCCCGGACCTCGATGACGACTTTCCTGCCGACGGTGCGTTCGCCATGAAGCA
This genomic window contains:
- a CDS encoding flagellin — its product is MTSILTNSAAMAALQTLRSINTNMEDVQSRISSGYRVETAADNAAYWSIATTMRSDNAALSTVQDALGLGAAKVDTSYAGMSSAIDVVSEIKAKLVAAREPGVDKTKINKELTELKNQLASAAESASFSGENWLYNDSTTAAGIKQVVASFNRSTSGTVSVSTLDYDTASSILIDTNDASLGRLTQDVAVVQPSGTSTADATYFLINAGSTTAAAGTEITLTTTTSDDDIDGMISAVDAMLSNLTDAASTLGAITSRIDMQENFVANLMDVIDKGVGRLVDADMNEESTRLKALQTQQQLGIQALSIANTNSENILRLFQQ